TCTGCTGTGCGGCAAGGCGGGAGAAATGGAACTGGATAAAGCCAAACCGCTGCTTCAACTCGCCGGCGGAACAGATGTCCTGAAAAACTGCGAATCCTGCACGCGACACGCAAAACGCGGCCACCGTCCCGCCCGTCATCACGTACTCAATCAATATCGTGTCTGGTGCAAGCGCCTGCTGTATTTCTTCCAGTGACGCCGAGCGCGCTTGCTTGAGCGACTCCACGCTGCCTGCAAGAAGGTCGACCAGCGTCCGTGATTTGGCGCGCTCAGCGGTTTCAAAGGCTTCCCGGAGGCTCGCCGGATCTCCAGTCTGAAGGTCTGTCCGCATGAGCCTTTCGTAAACCGGCACCTTGTCCTTGAAGTAGTTCAGCCGCAGTTCGTCGGCCGCGATATTCGCTCTGACGGCTTCCAACTCCTGAATCGCCAGCCGGAACTCCGCAGCCGCATCCGCCAGATTGCCGCGGGCGCGGTGTATTTCGCCGGACAGCGCGTGCAGTTGATGGCCCACCAGAGCGCGGGACGACTCGCGATGCAGGGCCGCGGCAATATCCACATCGAGAGATGCAGTATTTAAGTCGCCGGCCTCCAGGGCTGCTCGCGCGGAAACGATGCGGGCGAAGGCGGCATTCGGTTTCACATCCTCTTTGGCGAACGCCTCGTAAGCGCTGAGAGCGAGCGTCCGTGCATCGACGTGTCTTCCCTGGTGAAGCCACATCACACCTTGATAGAGGTCCATCCCTGCGGCGCGGACGTCATTGCCCTGGGCCTTGAACATCGTGCGCGCCCGATCGAACAGCCGCGCTGCTTCCTGGAACTGCTCCCGCTCGCTCTGCGCGATGGCCATGACGGCAACCGCCTTGGCCATTTCGAATGGCTTATGGTTATCCTCGAAGCCCTTGTAAGCCGCTTCCGCCGCCGCCATGGCTTCGGCGTACATATTCATTTCAAGGTAGATCTCGCTCTGTGTGAGATCGCACAACGGGCCGTACCAGGGATCTGCGGCAAGCGCAGTGCGTGTTTCGTTCAGGATGTCGAGCGCGCGCGTGTATTCTCCCTGCATGTAATGGAGATAGCCCAGATTGTAATTGCCGCAGGCCGCGAGCCACGTCTGCCCGCTTTCTTCCGCCTTGTCCTTCGAAAGCTGGTAATAAACCCGCGCTTCATCACCTCGATTGAGGCTCGTGAGCACGACGGCATGGTTCATGTACACCATTGCCAGTGACCTGTCGTCGCCGATCTCACAGAGCAGCGCCGCGGCGCGCTCGAGCGTGTCGAGCCGCTCCTGGAATCGATCGAGGCGGAAAAAGACTTCTCCGAGATTGTTCAAACCTCTCGCCAGCAGTTGCTTTTCGCCGAAGCGTGCGAATATCCGGTTGCCTGCTTCTCCGTCGCGCAGCGCGTCTTCGTAGCGGGAGAGATGGCAGTAGGAGTGAACCCGGTTCATCCGGACTTTTGCCGCTGCGAGTTCGTCGTTTGCCGACTCGTAGAGCTGGATCGCCGTATCGTAGAGCTTCAAGGCGTTGAGGTGATCGTCGGTTCTGGCGAGCGTGATGCCTTTCGTGACGAGTGCCCGCGCGCGCACCGCGGGGTCCGGCATGTTTGAGGAAAGCTCCAGGCAACGCTCGGAGAGCTGCAGCGCCGCTTCGAATTGCCCCGATTCCAGGAGCCGGCGGACTTCGTCCATGAGTTCGTTGATCCGATGAGCCGATTGCTGCATCGGCAGAGATTATCTTTTTGTATAACCAGGTCATAACTTTTAGTTTTCCTGACAAAGGTTTTAGCCGCAGATGACGCGGATGACGCAGATGGGGCGCAAAAACGAATCTTTGAGGCGCCCCATCAGCGTCATCCGCGTCATCTGCGGCTAAAAAAAGTTTGGTTGCGGCATAGCCGCGCTATGCCTTTTGCGGCTAATCTCTTTTTGTTGAAGTAGACTCCAGCGAATCAGGAGGTCTCCATGAGACGACTTGCGACCTGTTGCTTCATTTTCCTGCTGTCCCCGGGTCTGGCGGGTACGGCGTTTGCGCAGGCCAAGGCCACGGCGCAGAACGTTCCCGAAATCCCGTTTGATTCAGTGCCGAATTTTCTAAAGCTTCCGGCGAATTTGTATCTGGGCGAGGCGATCGGCGTGGCGACAAATTCGAAAGGTCATGTCTTCGTCTACACGCGCAGCGCGAACACGCGATTGTTCGAATTCGACCGGAATGGCAACTACATACGGGAGATCGGTGAAGGGAACTACGGCTTCGAGTTCGCGCATTCGGTGCGCGTCGATCCCCAGGACAACATCTGGGTTGTCGATGAAGGCACGAACCTCGTCATCAAGTTCAACCCGGCCGGCCGGATCGTCATGATCCTCGGCCATCGTCCCGACGTGATGGCCGGGGCGGTCGCGGCGCCTGCGGGAGCTGCGCCGCCGGCGGAGAAGTACACGCTCGGCCGGCCGACGGACGTCGCGTGGGACGCTCAAGGCAACATTTTCGTGTCCGACGGGTACATCAATCATCGGGTCGTCAAGTACGACAAGAACGGCCGCTTCCTCAAACAGGTCGGCAGCGAGAAGACCGGCACCGGGCCGGGCCAGTTCAATACACCGCACTCGGTTGCCGTCGATGCGAAGGGGATGGTGTATGTCGCGGATCGCGGCAACAACCGCGTCCAGGTCTTCGACAACGACTTGAATTACAAGACCAGCTTCACGAACGTCGGAACATCATGGACCGTCTGCGTTTCGCCCGGACCGCATCAATATTTCTTCACCTCGAACTCGAATCCCAACGGCAATACGCCGGGTTCCTGGGAGATCACGGGCGAGATTTACAAGATGGAGCTCGATGGCACGATCGTCGGAAAGTTCGGCCACGCGGGCAAGCTGACGCCCGGCTTCCAGGTCGTGCACATGCTGGACTGCCGAAATCCGAACGAGATCGTGGTCGCGGAAATCGAGTCCTGGCGCGTGCAGAAGCTGGTGCTGAAACCGCAATCCGTGACGAAGAGTTCGTCTTTGAAATAGGGAGGCCTCGTGAAACGCATCCTGCTCAGTGCATTAGCCGCTCTCGTTGTCGGTGGTATCCCGCCGCTCTCCGCGCAATCCGTGCCGGAGATTGCGTTCGATTCGGTGGATATTTTAAAACCGCCCGCTAATATCTATCTGGGCGAGGTTGGTGGTGTGGCGGCGAATTCGAAGGGCGATATCTTCGTTTACACGCGGACCGGCCATCCCACGATCACGATCGGCACATCACGGCCGTTCGCTCATGGCGGCTCGCGTCTGTTGCAGTTCGACAAGACAGGAAAGTTTGTTCGTGAGATCGGCCAGGACTCGTATGGATTCATGGTCGCGCAGCAGGTCCGCGTGGATCCGCAGGACAACCTGTGGGTCGTGGATCAGATGACCAGCATGGTCATGAAATTTACTCCGGGCGGGCAGATCCAGATGCTGCTGGGCCGGAAATCGGAATCCGAACGCGTGCCCGCCGCGCCGCTGAATCCGCAGGCGGCGGCGGGAGCCGCGGCAGCAGGTGGCGGCCGCGGCCGCGGCGCCGGAGCTGCAGTTAATGCTGAAGCGCCGGCCGGCGGACGAGGACGTGGCGGCCTTCCTGGTGCGGGCCAGCAGAGCGACGTATTTCAAAGACCTGCGGACGTGGCGTGGGATTCGGCCGGAAACATCTATGTCGCGGACGGTTTCGGAAACGCCCGCATCGCCAAGTTCGATAAGGCCGGCAAGTTCGTGAAAACCTGGGGTTCGCGCGGGACCGAACCTGGTCAGTTCAGCACCGTGCACGGGATTGCGGTCGACGCGCAGGGGAACGTCTACGTGGCGGATACCGGAAACAAACGGATTCAGGTGTTCGATACCGACGGCAACTTCAAAACGCAGTTCACCGGTATCGGCAGTCCCGCCGCGATCTGCCTGACGCCGGGGCCGCGGCCAGTCCTGTACAGCTCCAATTCGAATCCCCCGGAAGATATCGATTCCGGCGGCGAGATTTATAAGTTGGACCTGACCGGCAAGGTGCTCGGGAAGTTCGGCAAGGCCGGAAAACAGATGAAGGAATTCGGAACCGTAAATCAGATCGACTGCCGCAGCGAGAACGAACTCCTCGTGGGAGAGATCGGGAACTGGCGAGTTCAAAAGGTAACGCTGCATGCGAACTAGCGTTTATCGAACCGCGGAGCGGCGGCACTCCTCTTGCCCAGGGCGTTAGCCCTGGGATTATCTGGCCGCGAAGGTTGAGCCCCAGCGGGACGAAAGATCCTGAGGAACCTGTCACGCCTACGGCGCTGCTGGCTGGTTTATACATAACCCCGGCTTACGCCGTGGGCTAGAGGAATACCGCCGCTTCGCGGCTCTATTCGGAGTGTTATTGAGTCCGACCCTGGTTCATGTGTTACTCGTTCTCTTTATTGCCACGCTGACCCGGTCCGCTTTCGGGTTCGGCGAGGCGCTGATCGCCGTTCCGCTGTTGGCGCTGCGTATTCCTGTGGAAATCGCGGCGCCTCTGGCTGTGTTGGTGTCGATTACGGTTGCGGCGGTGATTGTGGTTCAGGACTGGAGACACATTCATTTCAAAAGCGCCGGCGGGCTGGTGGGTTCGACCGTCATCGGGATCCCGCTTGGACTGGCGCTTTTGATCCGGGTCGATGAGAAGCACGTGAAGGTGCTGCTCTCGATTGTCATCGTGGCATTTGCGGTGTACTCCTTATTCGGGCGAAGCCGGCTGGAGTTGAAGAAGGACAGCCGCCGGTGGCTGCTCGGATGCGGCTTTTTTGCCGGCGTGCTTGGCGGCGCCTACGGAATGAACGGCCCGCCGCTGGCCATCTATGGCGCGATGCGCCGCTGGTCGCCCCAGCATTTCCGCGCGACGCTGCAGGGCTATTTCCTGCCGGCGAGCCTGATCGGAATGGTGGGCTACTGGTTGACCGGCCTCTGGGTTCCGGCGGTGACGCATTATTATCTCTGGTCGCTGCCGCTGGTCGTGGCGGCGGTTTTTCTTGGCCGCATGGTGAACCACCGGTTTGCAGGGGATGCGTTTTTGAAGTATGTGTGGGTGGGGCTGATCGGGATCGGCGTGGTGCTGTTTATCCAGGCGATTTGACATGTTCGTCCAACCCTCACACTCTGCTACCGTGACAACATGACGACCGCGCCCTTCGGACATTCCATGCTGGATCGCTGGATGCTCGATCCCTCCATCACCTATCTCAATCACGGAACCGTCGGCGCG
The sequence above is drawn from the Terriglobia bacterium genome and encodes:
- a CDS encoding peptidyl-alpha-hydroxyglycine alpha-amidating lyase family protein, with protein sequence MRRLATCCFIFLLSPGLAGTAFAQAKATAQNVPEIPFDSVPNFLKLPANLYLGEAIGVATNSKGHVFVYTRSANTRLFEFDRNGNYIREIGEGNYGFEFAHSVRVDPQDNIWVVDEGTNLVIKFNPAGRIVMILGHRPDVMAGAVAAPAGAAPPAEKYTLGRPTDVAWDAQGNIFVSDGYINHRVVKYDKNGRFLKQVGSEKTGTGPGQFNTPHSVAVDAKGMVYVADRGNNRVQVFDNDLNYKTSFTNVGTSWTVCVSPGPHQYFFTSNSNPNGNTPGSWEITGEIYKMELDGTIVGKFGHAGKLTPGFQVVHMLDCRNPNEIVVAEIESWRVQKLVLKPQSVTKSSSLK
- a CDS encoding tetratricopeptide repeat protein, producing MQQSAHRINELMDEVRRLLESGQFEAALQLSERCLELSSNMPDPAVRARALVTKGITLARTDDHLNALKLYDTAIQLYESANDELAAAKVRMNRVHSYCHLSRYEDALRDGEAGNRIFARFGEKQLLARGLNNLGEVFFRLDRFQERLDTLERAAALLCEIGDDRSLAMVYMNHAVVLTSLNRGDEARVYYQLSKDKAEESGQTWLAACGNYNLGYLHYMQGEYTRALDILNETRTALAADPWYGPLCDLTQSEIYLEMNMYAEAMAAAEAAYKGFEDNHKPFEMAKAVAVMAIAQSEREQFQEAARLFDRARTMFKAQGNDVRAAGMDLYQGVMWLHQGRHVDARTLALSAYEAFAKEDVKPNAAFARIVSARAALEAGDLNTASLDVDIAAALHRESSRALVGHQLHALSGEIHRARGNLADAAAEFRLAIQELEAVRANIAADELRLNYFKDKVPVYERLMRTDLQTGDPASLREAFETAERAKSRTLVDLLAGSVESLKQARSASLEEIQQALAPDTILIEYVMTGGTVAAFCVSRAGFAVFQDICSAGELKQRFGFIQFHFSRLAAQQ
- a CDS encoding sulfite exporter TauE/SafE family protein, encoding MLLSPTLVHVLLVLFIATLTRSAFGFGEALIAVPLLALRIPVEIAAPLAVLVSITVAAVIVVQDWRHIHFKSAGGLVGSTVIGIPLGLALLIRVDEKHVKVLLSIVIVAFAVYSLFGRSRLELKKDSRRWLLGCGFFAGVLGGAYGMNGPPLAIYGAMRRWSPQHFRATLQGYFLPASLIGMVGYWLTGLWVPAVTHYYLWSLPLVVAAVFLGRMVNHRFAGDAFLKYVWVGLIGIGVVLFIQAI
- a CDS encoding peptidyl-alpha-hydroxyglycine alpha-amidating lyase family protein gives rise to the protein MKRILLSALAALVVGGIPPLSAQSVPEIAFDSVDILKPPANIYLGEVGGVAANSKGDIFVYTRTGHPTITIGTSRPFAHGGSRLLQFDKTGKFVREIGQDSYGFMVAQQVRVDPQDNLWVVDQMTSMVMKFTPGGQIQMLLGRKSESERVPAAPLNPQAAAGAAAAGGGRGRGAGAAVNAEAPAGGRGRGGLPGAGQQSDVFQRPADVAWDSAGNIYVADGFGNARIAKFDKAGKFVKTWGSRGTEPGQFSTVHGIAVDAQGNVYVADTGNKRIQVFDTDGNFKTQFTGIGSPAAICLTPGPRPVLYSSNSNPPEDIDSGGEIYKLDLTGKVLGKFGKAGKQMKEFGTVNQIDCRSENELLVGEIGNWRVQKVTLHAN